The following coding sequences lie in one Triticum aestivum cultivar Chinese Spring unplaced genomic scaffold, IWGSC CS RefSeq v2.1 scaffold131418, whole genome shotgun sequence genomic window:
- the LOC123174244 gene encoding E3 ubiquitin-protein ligase RNF181: protein MASHAMGSAADDLFYRVLQSLEARDLVLEGQAQDIAQEYADVLFHELTGVDFNSDLVMADTDVDPDAPEDPALGEAVAEALKTVEAASDGQGCPICMEDDDDDDAARGAWKETPCGHRFHGRCVERWLQAKGSCPMCRRQVVTMPAAAATSTSPVGFSDF, encoded by the coding sequence ATGGCGTCGCATGCCATGGGCAGCGCCGCCGACGACTTGTTCTACCGAGTGCTGCAATCACTAGAAGCCCGAGACCTTGTACTCGAGGGCCAAGCACAAGATATCGCCCAAGAATACGCCGACGTGCTGTTTCACGAGCTTACTGGCGTCGATTTTAATTCCGATTTGGTCATGGCGGACACAGACGTTGACCCTGATGCTCCAGAGGACCCGGCGTTGGGCGAGGCGGTGGCCGAGGCGCTGAAGACGGTGGAGGCGGCGTCCGACGGGCAGGGCTGCCCGATCTGCatggaggacgacgacgatgacgacgcagCGAGGGGCGCCTGGAAGGAGACGCCGTGCGGGCACCGGTTCCATGGGCGGTGCGTTGAGAGGTGGCTGCAGGCCAAGGGGAGCTGCCCCATGTGCCGGCGCCAGGTGGTGACCAtgcccgccgctgccgccactaGTACTAGTCCCGTTGGATTCTCCGATTTTTAG
- the LOC123174243 gene encoding probable E3 ubiquitin-protein ligase RHY1A translates to MMALRQLQQEDDFLPDPDAMFRELVRLGHITEANTDNITPHASVAGALATAVAEALKTVDAPSDGRDCPICIEDDDSAAWKETPCEHRFHGRCLERWLQAKGSCPMCRRQLVTMPSAAAPSTAVFSDLELDAMMDLVNY, encoded by the exons ATGATGGC GCTGCGACAACTACAACAAGAAGATGACTTTCTACCTGACCCCGATGCCATGTTTCGCGAGCTTGTCCGCCTCGGTCATATTACCGAGGCCAACACGGACAACATCACCCCACACGCCAGCGTCGCGGGTGCACTGGCCACGGCAGTGGCCGAAGCACTCAAGACGGTGGACGCGCCATCCGATGGGCGCGACTGCCCGATCTGCATAGAGGACGACGACTCGGCGGCGTGGAAGGAGACGCCTTGTGAGCACCGGTTCCACGGGCGGTGCCTCGAGAGGTGGCTGCAGGCCAAGGGGAGCTGCCCCATGTGCCGGCGCCAGCTGGTGACCatgccctccgccgccgcccctagTACTGCTGTATTCTCAGATTTAGAGCTGGATGCCATGATGGACCTCGTGAATTACTAG